In the genome of Gemmatimonadota bacterium, the window ATCGGGCTGTTTGAGAGCCAGTTTTATGCAGATGGCTTCTGGCATGAAGGCAGTTTGGGGTATCAACGGATGACAATGGCGGGTATGCAAGTGGTATTTGATGCGCTGAAAGGGTATTCCGACCCATTGGGTTATGTGTCGGATGATGGCGTGCGATATGACAATCTCGATTTGGAGCGCGATATTGCCATTGTGAGAAAGGCAAATCATCTTCTGGATATTTGCAGATATCCAGATGGGCGGTGGATTCCCATGCACGATGCCTGGGCATATCGGGATAGTCGGCGGGTTGATCCCAATGTCAAACCGCTTGAACAATCGCATTCGACACTGCTGCCGGGTGTTGGGCATGCCTGGTTGGGGAGGGGAAATGGCGAACATCAGGTGCAGGTGCACCTGCATTTTTCGGGGGCTTATGGACATGCCCATGCAGACAATTTGAATCTGATGCTTTTTGCCAGGGGACAGGAACTGCTCTCCGATGTGGGCTATACCCATACCCAATACCGAAGTTGGACGGTCAGCACCTTGTGCCACAATACTGTGTTGATCGATGAAGTGGAACAAGAACGCTCCAATCGAAAGGGTATTATAGATGGTTCTCTGCTGGCGTTTGAAGCCGCATATCCCTCTGTGCAATGGGTGGAAGCGAGTGGGGAAGGTGTGTATCCCGGACTGGCGGAAGAATATCGGCGATTGGTCATGCTCGTAAATGTGGGGGGAGAGGATCACTATGTGGTTGACCTGTTTCGCGTGCGGGGCGGCGATCAGCGCGATTGGGTGATGCACGGAAGTGCGGATGGCGATATGCGGACAGAGGTCAATGTGCCTTTGCAGAATTATGGTGAAAATCTTTTGCCGGGTGTGAAGGTGCGATTTCCAGAACACGAACGCGACCGGGGGGATGCAGAGGGACGGAATGTCGCGCTTGCATTTTTTCAGAATGTGTTACATAGCGATTATGTACAGGATGCGCGTGTCACCTTTCAGGGGAATGATGCTGTTGCCGTGCGTATTCATCTTGTGGGACTGAAGGACAGCAAACTTTTTGTGGGGGACGCGCCCTCTGTGCGGCGTGCAGACGAAGATGAAACACTGATTGATCGCTTTCGCATGCCTATGTTGATGGTTCGACAAAAAGGTAGAGTGCCGAGTCGATTCATGGCTGTTCACGAGCCGTTTCGGGATAAGGCGTTTATCGATTCTGTTGAGGCGGAGGATGTTGGCGAGCGCGGCGTGTACCTGAAAGTGCGCCATCGGGGCGGTACGGATCACATTGTCTTACAACCCGGGATAGATGTCTTTCACAGGGGCGATCTCATTTTTCAGGGCAAAGTCGGTTTTGTGCGCGAACAGGATGGGGAGGCGCGAGTTATGGGGTTATGGGGTGGGGAGAAGGTGCAATGGCAAACCACTCGGTTAACAGGTGGCGGTATCTATACGGGGCAGGTTACAGATGTATTGCGAATAGAGGATGGTGCGCCGTATCATGCATTGGTCGTGAATGGTACGCCTGAAATGGGTGACATAGATGGCGCTGTTGCTGTGGTGACATTTGGCGATAGGACAACGCGCGGGTTGCGCGTTCAACGCGTGGTGGGTGAGCACGTCATTCTCGAAGACGATCCCGGTTTTCGCGTCACAAATACAGGGGCGGTGCATTGCTTTTTTCCGCTTCGAGAGATTGAGGGCACAGTGCAGTTGCAGATTCGGACATCGGCGTTTGTGACCATTCGAGATGGGGGTGTAGAACAACGCTCGATTGGTCCCGGGGATCTTGAGGTGAAATAATAAAGGAGTTTTCAATGGCATTAAAAGTTGCGTTTTTGGGGTGTTGGCACAGTCATACGAGTATGCATTTGCGCGAAGCTGCGCGATCACCCGATGAGGTTGAGTTCATTGGCATGTACGATCCCGATCCCGAAGTGATTGCGATCAGGCGGGAAAAGAGTGCGGAAGAGGGGCTGGATATTCCCGTTTTTGATTCGGTTGACGCGGTGTTAAACAGTGAGGTCGATGCCGTTATTGTAGAAGGGCATGTCTATCAGAATTTAGATTATGCCGAACAAGCACTCACCGCGGGCAGGCATGTCTTACTGGAAAAGCCCGCGGGAGTCAATCTAGACCAGTTTAAGCGCATCCAGAAATTGGCATCGGACAAACAATTGGTCCTCAATTTGGCCTATATGTGGCGTTATAATCCAGCTGTCCACGAGATTATTCGATTGGCAAAGCTGGATGTGTTGGGTGATATTTACGCTTACCGCGGGCATATCCCAAAGCCCTACAGTTGGCGCACAGAGTTAGAAGAGGAGAACGGCATTTATCACGGGGGGATTTATTTTGAAATGGCGGGTCATCTCGTAGATATTATGGTGGCTTTGATGGGACGCCCGACAGATGTACATCCGATCCTCCGAAAACATTATGGCAAACGAACTGTCGTTGACAACGCGGTTGTGGTACACGATTTTGAACGCGGTCTCGGCACGATTGACATGGCCGCCATGCAGGTGGGTATGGCACGGCGGATTGAGGTGCACGGGACGTCGGGAACAGCGCTTCACGCGCCCATTGGCTCCAATAATCTGAGTTTGTGCTTGGAAGAGGAAACCGAAGGATATCAGAGCGGCTGGCAGGAATTGGAGATTGAACCTCCTGATAGTTTTCCAACGCTGTTGAGGGAGTTGAGGGCGTGTATGAATGGCGAGAAAGAACCGGATTATTCTCAGGCA includes:
- a CDS encoding Gfo/Idh/MocA family oxidoreductase codes for the protein MALKVAFLGCWHSHTSMHLREAARSPDEVEFIGMYDPDPEVIAIRREKSAEEGLDIPVFDSVDAVLNSEVDAVIVEGHVYQNLDYAEQALTAGRHVLLEKPAGVNLDQFKRIQKLASDKQLVLNLAYMWRYNPAVHEIIRLAKLDVLGDIYAYRGHIPKPYSWRTELEEENGIYHGGIYFEMAGHLVDIMVALMGRPTDVHPILRKHYGKRTVVDNAVVVHDFERGLGTIDMAAMQVGMARRIEVHGTSGTALHAPIGSNNLSLCLEEETEGYQSGWQELEIEPPDSFPTLLRELRACMNGEKEPDYSQAHDLTVQEVLLAGCQVTDGNALSSDPPE